The following coding sequences are from one Paenibacillus sp. JDR-2 window:
- a CDS encoding collagen-like repeat preface domain-containing protein, producing the protein MKRRKPIKGASGNPNRHKYKIKGFGQETGTVLHLLQELRTIIPIVLQEAPTPQAVICLQELLSRLLKITECSRIKNANKARLVARIELALLTAKITPFATLSVGIALQQLINVLLSIVRQGCLDPSYTSRLITIISSIQAILANALRCHCQPGATGATGPGGPAGPQGAQGAQGAQGPQGAQGPQGAQGAQGAQGVEGAPGVQGVQGLVGATGATGAVGDPGETGSTGPAGEAGATGPTGATGVTGPTGSGGGEPGATGNTGATGATGATGDMGETGETGVTGVTGETGATGATGATGATGAAGATGATGETGATGAAGAMGATGPTGATGETGATGATGATGATGETGATGVTGETGATGAKGATGATGETGVTGATGATGATGETGATGATGATGETGETGATGATGATGATGATGTTGATGATGVTGATGATGETGATGATGATGTTGATGSTGVTGATGPIGVTGATGPTGATGETGATGATGETGVTGATGATGATGATGAMGAIGATGTTGATGATGETGATGATGATGATGTTGVTGATGETGVTGATGPTGATAATGATGETGATGTTGVTGATGATGAAGATGATGATGETGATGATGATGATGATGETGATGATGATGETGETGATGATGATGEMGATGETGATGATGATGATGETGATGATGSTGATGVTGGTGATGTTGVTGVTGETGATGVTGEIGATGATGSTGTTGETGATGLTGATGATGITGTTGTTGGTGATGATGATGETGATGATGATGATGETGATGATGETGATGATGATGATGETGATGATGATGATGLTGATGATGATGETGVTGATGATGATGATGATGLTGATGATGATGETGATGATGATGETGATGVTGETGATGATGETGATGATGETGATGATGATGVTGATGLTGATGATGETGATGATGTTGETGATGLTGATGATGVTGATGVTGETGVTGPTGATGATGATGSTGATGATGVTGVTGATGATGATGATGATGATGVTGATGATGATGATGATGETGATGATGATGATGATGVTGATGATGPTGATGATGATGATGESGVTGATGATGATGATGATGATGATGETGATGATGATGETGATGATGATGATGETGATGATGVTGVTGATGATGSAGATGATGATGATGPNILTEGFSGFISTLNLSASQQLTNWSTASPYFTSASFNATTGNYTVPVTGRYEILATINYSTTAAISLSLGAGVNPSFAVQRTSPTATTLISGLFPLLNVNVTLLNLRAILGNGTVTLSGDVTLNAGDVVGLFYNADGLTVALVLGGANSGGIVWSMHRLT; encoded by the coding sequence TTGAAACGCCGGAAACCGATTAAAGGCGCTTCGGGAAATCCGAATAGACATAAATACAAAATAAAAGGATTTGGACAAGAAACGGGTACGGTACTGCATCTTCTGCAAGAGCTAAGGACGATTATACCCATTGTGCTGCAAGAAGCTCCGACACCTCAGGCAGTAATATGCCTTCAGGAACTTTTGAGCAGGCTGCTTAAAATAACGGAGTGCTCGAGAATAAAAAACGCGAATAAAGCCCGCCTGGTTGCCAGAATAGAGCTGGCTCTCTTAACGGCTAAGATAACTCCTTTTGCAACCCTGAGCGTCGGTATTGCATTGCAGCAGCTGATAAATGTTTTGTTGTCTATCGTGAGGCAGGGCTGTCTTGATCCCAGTTATACGAGCCGGTTAATAACGATTATTTCTTCTATTCAGGCGATATTGGCTAATGCGTTAAGATGCCATTGCCAACCGGGTGCAACGGGAGCTACCGGGCCGGGAGGACCTGCGGGGCCGCAAGGTGCGCAGGGGGCGCAAGGAGCACAGGGGCCGCAAGGAGCACAGGGGCCGCAAGGAGCGCAAGGAGCACAAGGAGCACAAGGAGTAGAGGGTGCACCAGGAGTTCAAGGTGTGCAAGGGCTTGTTGGAGCAACCGGTGCGACGGGGGCGGTAGGTGATCCTGGAGAGACGGGTTCAACCGGTCCAGCCGGTGAAGCAGGAGCAACTGGGCCAACAGGGGCAACCGGTGTAACAGGGCCAACAGGCAGTGGCGGAGGTGAACCCGGAGCTACAGGTAATACTGGCGCAACAGGAGCGACAGGTGCGACGGGAGACATGGGCGAGACGGGAGAGACGGGAGTCACGGGAGTCACGGGCGAGACGGGGGCAACGGGTGCGACAGGTGCGACGGGAGCGACGGGAGCAGCGGGGGCGACGGGTGCCACGGGCGAAACAGGAGCAACGGGAGCAGCGGGAGCAATGGGTGCGACGGGGCCGACAGGAGCAACGGGTGAGACGGGTGCGACAGGAGCCACAGGTGCGACGGGAGCCACGGGCGAGACAGGTGCGACAGGAGTAACAGGCGAGACGGGAGCGACGGGTGCGAAGGGGGCGACAGGAGCAACGGGCGAGACGGGTGTGACGGGAGCCACAGGTGCGACGGGGGCAACGGGTGAGACAGGAGCCACTGGTGCGACGGGGGCAACGGGCGAGACAGGCGAGACGGGAGCCACAGGTGCGACAGGGGCAACAGGTGCGACAGGTGCGACAGGGACGACGGGAGCAACGGGAGCGACGGGAGTAACGGGTGCGACAGGAGCGACGGGCGAGACAGGAGCGACGGGAGCCACAGGTGCGACAGGAACAACGGGTGCGACAGGATCGACAGGTGTTACGGGAGCGACAGGACCGATAGGTGTTACGGGAGCGACAGGACCGACAGGAGCGACGGGCGAGACGGGTGCGACAGGTGCAACAGGCGAGACGGGAGTAACGGGGGCAACAGGTGCAACAGGTGCAACGGGAGCGACGGGAGCGATGGGTGCGATAGGAGCAACGGGTACGACGGGAGCCACGGGAGCCACGGGCGAGACGGGTGCGACAGGAGCAACAGGAGCAACAGGAGCAACGGGAACTACGGGAGTGACAGGTGCCACGGGTGAAACGGGAGTCACAGGTGCGACGGGGCCGACAGGAGCCACAGCTGCGACAGGAGCTACGGGCGAGACAGGTGCGACAGGGACGACGGGAGTAACGGGAGCGACAGGAGCAACGGGAGCAGCAGGAGCAACGGGTGCGACGGGAGCAACGGGTGAGACAGGGGCAACAGGTGCGACAGGTGCGACAGGTGCGACGGGAGCCACAGGTGAGACAGGAGCCACAGGTGCGACGGGAGCAACGGGCGAGACAGGTGAGACGGGAGCCACAGGTGCGACAGGAGCCACAGGTGAGATGGGGGCAACGGGCGAGACAGGTGCGACAGGAGCCACAGGTGCGACGGGGGCAACGGGTGAGACAGGAGCAACCGGAGCCACGGGGTCGACGGGAGCAACGGGAGTAACCGGAGGGACGGGTGCAACAGGAACGACGGGCGTAACGGGAGTCACGGGCGAGACGGGTGCGACAGGGGTGACGGGCGAGATTGGAGCAACAGGAGCCACGGGGTCGACAGGAACAACGGGGGAGACGGGAGCAACGGGATTAACGGGGGCGACGGGTGCGACGGGAATAACGGGTACGACAGGAACCACGGGAGGCACAGGTGCGACAGGAGCAACAGGAGCCACGGGCGAGACAGGTGCGACAGGGGCAACAGGAGCCACGGGAGCTACGGGCGAGACAGGAGCGACGGGAGCCACGGGCGAGACAGGAGCGACGGGAGCTACAGGAGCAACGGGAGCCACGGGCGAAACAGGTGCGACGGGGGCGACAGGAGCAACGGGAGCGACGGGATTAACGGGAGCGACGGGGGCGACAGGAGCAACGGGCGAGACGGGTGTGACGGGAGCAACAGGTGCGACGGGGGCGACAGGAGCAACGGGAGCGACGGGATTAACGGGAGCGACGGGGGCGACAGGAGCAACGGGCGAGACAGGAGCTACGGGAGCAACGGGAGCCACGGGCGAGACAGGTGCGACAGGAGTAACAGGCGAGACGGGAGCGACGGGTGCGACAGGTGAGACTGGAGCCACGGGTGCGACAGGTGAGACTGGAGCCACGGGTGCGACAGGTGCAACAGGTGTGACAGGAGCGACGGGGCTTACTGGAGCAACAGGTGCCACGGGCGAAACAGGTGCAACGGGAGCGACAGGAACAACGGGCGAGACGGGAGCAACGGGATTAACGGGCGCGACAGGAGCTACGGGTGTGACAGGGGCAACAGGTGTAACGGGCGAGACAGGTGTAACGGGGCCGACAGGAGCCACGGGTGCCACGGGAGCCACGGGGTCGACAGGAGCTACGGGAGCGACGGGTGTAACGGGTGTAACGGGTGCGACGGGTGCCACGGGAGCAACCGGAGCCACGGGAGCGACAGGAGCTACGGGAGTAACGGGAGCGACGGGGGCAACAGGAGCAACGGGAGCAACAGGAGCAACAGGCGAGACGGGAGCGACAGGGGCAACGGGAGCGACGGGAGCAACAGGTGCGACGGGAGTAACAGGAGCCACAGGAGCGACGGGGCCGACAGGAGCAACGGGAGCGACGGGGGCGACAGGAGCAACGGGCGAGTCGGGTGTGACGGGAGCAACAGGTGCGACGGGGGCGACAGGAGCAACGGGAGCGACGGGGGCGACAGGAGCAACGGGCGAGACAGGAGCTACGGGAGCAACGGGAGCCACGGGCGAAACAGGAGCGACGGGAGCTACAGGAGCAACGGGAGCCACGGGCGAAACAGGAGCGACGGGAGCCACAGGTGTGACGGGAGTAACGGGAGCCACAGGGGCGACAGGATCAGCGGGAGCAACAGGAGCAACGGGAGCAACAGGAGCCACCGGCCCGAACATATTGACGGAAGGTTTTTCGGGGTTTATTAGTACGTTGAACTTGTCGGCAAGCCAGCAGTTGACCAACTGGTCGACGGCGTCACCGTATTTTACAAGCGCCAGCTTTAATGCGACGACAGGCAATTATACGGTTCCGGTAACCGGCAGATACGAGATTCTGGCAACGATCAACTATTCGACAACAGCCGCAATCTCCTTATCATTGGGGGCGGGCGTCAATCCCTCCTTTGCCGTCCAACGGACATCGCCAACGGCCACGACGCTTATTAGCGGTTTATTCCCGCTTCTTAATGTCAATGTCACGCTTCTCAACCTTAGGGCCATCTTGGGAAATGGCACGGTTACCTTATCCGGTGACGTGACTTTAAATGCGGGTGATGTAGTCGGGTTGTTTTACAATGCGGATGGGCTTACCGTTGCGTTGGTATTAGGCGGTGCTAACTCGGGAGGAATTGTCTGGAGTATGCACCGTTTAACTTAA
- a CDS encoding class I SAM-dependent methyltransferase, giving the protein MAIVQLKSTNPKFTYLLKKNPGSGMQIRSVRKGMAYGWYTDDSAYNVYFKDADNEVSYKENETEQFEYLNVSRYNTPLFPLNAINEFFSAPYKTQHQEDVDGFGHTFLINMVHVEWVRYIEMFEKHMRDCSFDCQSLSGKSYTLTITTEKSLYHLLHVVSVLCLFLAMSSKEYIDINDEVLEKYIHSIQVIDAPFYIRSLFARNFLQSKSSFWKYKQALERTERYAIDFDFGGTAFQRRNYIGSSLKFDKSILDVGCGEGFYAIPFAKKTEGSYYAIDINEDLLATVERKASSKEIDNIALYRSIEHFLEDYNGEQVDIIMTEVIEHMSKDEAKQLIQTICAHIDFDQFILTTPNADFNPYYELQNMRHEDHKWEMTQKDFRQWFEDIVHEIKWDVEFIAIGDGVNSVRTTQGVILKKRGA; this is encoded by the coding sequence ATGGCCATCGTACAGTTGAAATCTACGAATCCGAAATTTACTTATCTCTTAAAAAAGAATCCGGGCTCCGGCATGCAAATCCGTTCCGTCCGGAAAGGTATGGCCTATGGCTGGTATACCGATGACTCGGCTTACAATGTCTATTTCAAGGATGCGGACAATGAAGTGTCCTATAAAGAAAACGAGACGGAACAATTCGAGTATTTGAATGTTTCCCGATATAATACGCCGTTGTTTCCGCTTAACGCCATCAACGAATTTTTCTCGGCGCCTTACAAAACCCAGCATCAAGAGGACGTAGACGGCTTCGGGCATACTTTTTTAATCAATATGGTTCATGTGGAATGGGTCCGCTATATCGAGATGTTCGAGAAGCATATGCGGGATTGCAGCTTTGATTGCCAGTCATTATCCGGCAAGAGCTATACGTTAACGATCACAACCGAGAAGAGCTTGTATCATCTCCTTCATGTGGTTAGCGTCCTCTGTTTGTTCCTGGCAATGTCAAGCAAGGAGTATATCGATATTAACGACGAAGTTCTTGAAAAATATATTCATAGCATTCAAGTCATTGATGCTCCCTTTTATATTCGCAGCCTATTCGCTAGAAACTTCCTGCAGTCCAAGTCGAGCTTCTGGAAGTACAAACAAGCATTGGAGCGCACGGAACGTTACGCCATTGACTTTGATTTTGGCGGAACGGCGTTTCAGAGAAGGAATTATATCGGCAGCTCTCTTAAATTCGATAAATCGATATTGGATGTCGGCTGCGGGGAAGGCTTTTATGCGATACCTTTCGCTAAAAAGACAGAGGGAAGTTATTATGCGATCGATATTAACGAGGATTTGCTTGCAACCGTGGAACGAAAAGCAAGTTCGAAAGAAATCGACAATATTGCGCTTTACCGTTCGATTGAGCATTTCCTGGAGGACTACAACGGGGAACAGGTCGATATTATCATGACCGAAGTTATCGAGCATATGAGCAAGGATGAAGCCAAGCAGCTTATTCAAACGATTTGTGCCCATATCGATTTCGATCAATTTATTTTGACAACGCCTAACGCCGACTTTAATCCCTATTACGAGCTCCAGAACATGAGGCACGAAGATCACAAATGGGAGATGACGCAAAAAGATTTCCGGCAGTGGTTCGAGGATATCGTTCATGAAATCAAATGGGATGTTGAATTTATCGCAATCGGCGATGGCGTGAACAGCGTCCGGACGACGCAAGGCGTTATTTTGAAGAAAAGAGGGGCATAA
- a CDS encoding metallophosphoesterase: protein MEISTKVHTIFLMVGSTECGKSTFANEILIPSLKFRDEERGIISNIQYLSSDSIRQEVLGFDYDKYDRVMMEASDQAFQLLFTKLKLVTSFPVNAEFVIVDTTGLAEDFRAKVREIAYQNNYNVEVILFDYRNRADYYASERSKKVITAHINRLKTEVLRSLSREGYSAVHKIRAKDFYSVTEKKANPEYRVHIENLDDYLATGLPSRYKYIVVGDIHECLDTFQSLLRSYGYQIDGNSLTPADRVKDTKIVLVGDWIDKGKQTRETIRFLYENREHFYFVLGNHENFVHKYLKGDVHGVDQELLHTYFDSTQVLAGDPELLDQFHQLVAASKPFYRLVGGNGSSFYVTHAPCRNKYIGKLDTPSVRHQRNFRIDREADLESQLKFLEEEAVSNYPFHVFGHVAAKNAFRLKNKVHVDSGCVHGNALTAVSLSFKPFFKSQPSNQAYMTEELKSVFVTERKVAIQDLGEEELRRLRYATHHKINYISGTMAPADKDDSAGQLESIRKGLRYYAERGVREVVLQPKYMGSRCNIYLHSDAEQCFAISRNGYKIKKVDMNAIYSGLLNKFGGYMKDHAIEMLILDGELLPWQAMGEGLIQRQFKPIEKALESEIAFLQQNGFEAALHQLTEGYRESGFEKDRHHTPKAELIKKYGSITYQNYKHLPAVLDAYMPLDVHQDAYETYKQQMELYAEEGELAYKPFALLKIIYASGQEELPAGWKTSEMYRFLSDDEFLLLDLTKEDAAEQAERFFSKLTVEQKMEGVVIKPETTDGQMVPFIKVRNAEYLSIVYGYDYRFPHKYNKLMKQKNVSQKLRTSAAEYRIGQRMLAIPHAEISPDNEHYKNIAANLLFEVAKEKEIDPRL, encoded by the coding sequence ATGGAAATCTCAACGAAAGTCCATACCATCTTTCTAATGGTCGGATCAACGGAATGCGGGAAATCTACCTTCGCGAACGAGATATTGATTCCGAGCCTGAAGTTCCGGGATGAAGAGAGGGGCATTATCTCCAACATTCAATATTTGTCCTCGGATTCCATCCGGCAGGAGGTATTGGGGTTTGATTACGATAAATATGACCGGGTCATGATGGAAGCTAGCGATCAGGCTTTTCAATTATTGTTTACTAAGCTGAAGCTTGTAACTTCCTTTCCGGTCAACGCAGAATTCGTCATTGTAGATACGACGGGACTTGCAGAGGATTTCCGAGCAAAAGTGAGAGAAATCGCCTATCAGAACAACTACAATGTGGAAGTTATCCTGTTCGATTATCGCAACCGCGCCGATTATTACGCTTCCGAGCGTTCCAAAAAAGTGATCACGGCACATATTAACCGTCTCAAGACCGAGGTGCTGCGATCTTTATCCAGAGAAGGCTATTCAGCCGTTCACAAAATTAGGGCCAAAGATTTTTACTCCGTCACGGAGAAAAAAGCAAATCCCGAATACCGGGTTCACATCGAGAATCTGGATGACTACCTGGCAACCGGTCTGCCAAGCCGCTATAAATATATTGTGGTAGGGGATATCCACGAATGTCTGGATACGTTTCAATCCCTGCTGCGCAGCTACGGTTATCAGATTGATGGGAATAGCTTAACGCCTGCCGACCGTGTCAAAGATACGAAAATTGTGCTCGTGGGAGATTGGATTGACAAAGGGAAACAGACCAGGGAAACGATTCGGTTTCTTTATGAGAATCGGGAGCATTTCTATTTTGTGCTGGGTAATCACGAGAACTTTGTCCACAAGTATTTAAAAGGGGATGTTCACGGAGTCGACCAGGAGCTGCTGCATACGTATTTTGACTCCACGCAGGTACTTGCAGGCGATCCGGAGCTGCTTGATCAATTCCATCAGCTTGTTGCGGCTTCGAAGCCTTTTTACCGCCTTGTTGGCGGCAACGGTTCCTCTTTTTATGTCACTCATGCGCCATGCCGGAACAAATATATCGGCAAGCTGGATACGCCTTCGGTTCGCCATCAGCGGAATTTCCGGATTGACCGCGAAGCAGACTTGGAATCGCAGCTGAAATTTCTGGAGGAAGAAGCGGTGAGCAATTATCCGTTTCATGTATTCGGGCATGTCGCCGCGAAGAATGCGTTCCGGCTCAAAAATAAAGTCCATGTCGATTCCGGCTGCGTGCATGGTAACGCATTAACCGCTGTGAGCCTGTCATTTAAGCCGTTTTTCAAATCCCAGCCATCCAATCAGGCTTATATGACAGAAGAGCTTAAGTCCGTATTTGTAACGGAAAGGAAAGTAGCGATTCAGGATTTAGGGGAAGAGGAGCTGCGCCGCCTTCGCTACGCCACTCATCACAAGATCAATTATATTTCCGGTACGATGGCGCCGGCGGATAAGGATGATTCGGCGGGCCAATTGGAATCCATCCGCAAAGGTTTGCGGTATTATGCGGAGCGCGGCGTGAGGGAAGTTGTGCTGCAGCCGAAATATATGGGCTCGAGGTGCAATATTTATCTTCATTCCGATGCGGAGCAATGCTTTGCGATCAGCCGTAACGGGTACAAAATCAAGAAAGTGGATATGAACGCTATTTATTCCGGGCTGCTTAACAAATTTGGCGGTTATATGAAAGACCATGCTATAGAAATGCTTATCCTCGACGGCGAGCTGCTTCCATGGCAGGCAATGGGAGAAGGATTAATCCAACGGCAATTCAAGCCTATTGAAAAGGCGTTAGAGTCAGAGATCGCTTTTCTGCAGCAGAACGGATTCGAGGCGGCTCTTCATCAGTTGACCGAGGGATACCGCGAAAGCGGCTTCGAGAAGGATCGGCATCATACGCCAAAGGCGGAGTTGATCAAGAAATATGGATCGATAACTTATCAGAACTATAAGCATCTGCCTGCCGTCCTCGATGCTTATATGCCGCTTGATGTCCATCAGGACGCTTACGAAACCTATAAGCAGCAAATGGAGCTGTATGCCGAAGAAGGAGAGCTTGCGTATAAGCCTTTTGCATTGCTGAAAATCATTTATGCCTCTGGCCAAGAGGAGCTTCCGGCGGGCTGGAAAACCTCCGAGATGTACCGTTTTCTCTCGGACGACGAATTCCTGCTCCTTGATTTAACGAAGGAGGACGCTGCTGAGCAAGCGGAGCGATTCTTCTCCAAGCTGACCGTTGAACAGAAGATGGAAGGAGTCGTTATCAAGCCGGAAACGACCGATGGTCAGATGGTTCCGTTCATCAAGGTTCGGAACGCCGAGTACTTGTCCATCGTGTACGGATATGACTATCGATTCCCGCATAAATACAACAAGCTGATGAAGCAAAAGAATGTCAGTCAGAAGCTTCGTACCTCGGCTGCGGAATACCGGATCGGTCAACGGATGCTGGCCATTCCTCACGCAGAGATCTCGCCGGATAATGAGCATTACAAAAATATTGCTGCAAATCTGCTGTTTGAGGTGGCCAAAGAAAAGGAAATCGACCCAAGGCTGTGA
- a CDS encoding aminoglycoside adenylyltransferase domain-containing protein, whose amino-acid sequence MKVPDQAQAILDRYFARLNKDLPGLLEAFYLFGSISLASFQEGVSDLDFAAVTYRPLTEQEVKVLERIHLDLEKSRPKISLDGRYIWKVDLGSLKDQDCPYYYFNSGRLVGLERLRKDSVDAFQLKRYGIAIIGPDPQTFGYTTDWDVLTRNMKLNLEHYWLNWKRRVEKFPSLPYFGMFFKGWMIEWGVLGVSRIYYSIKERDLISKTGAGQYAMQHVPARWHRILRESIRIREGNSKSLYRSVFKRRQDALAYMDYMIKECLNE is encoded by the coding sequence ATGAAGGTGCCAGATCAAGCCCAAGCGATCCTGGATCGATACTTTGCCAGGTTGAACAAGGATCTGCCCGGCCTCTTGGAAGCCTTCTACCTGTTCGGATCCATCTCGCTTGCCTCCTTTCAGGAAGGGGTTAGCGATTTGGATTTTGCGGCAGTCACCTACCGGCCGTTAACGGAGCAAGAAGTGAAGGTCCTGGAGCGGATCCATCTCGATCTGGAGAAAAGCCGTCCGAAGATCAGCCTGGACGGCAGGTACATATGGAAGGTAGATCTGGGGAGTCTCAAAGATCAGGATTGCCCTTACTATTATTTTAATAGCGGCAGACTTGTAGGATTAGAGCGGTTGCGCAAAGATTCGGTTGATGCGTTTCAGCTCAAGCGCTACGGCATTGCGATTATTGGACCGGATCCCCAAACCTTCGGCTATACAACCGATTGGGATGTTTTAACCCGTAACATGAAGTTGAATCTAGAGCATTATTGGCTGAACTGGAAACGACGAGTCGAGAAATTTCCTTCCTTGCCTTACTTCGGCATGTTTTTCAAAGGCTGGATGATTGAGTGGGGAGTGCTTGGCGTTTCCCGCATTTATTACTCGATTAAGGAACGGGATCTGATCTCAAAAACCGGGGCAGGTCAATATGCCATGCAGCATGTACCGGCAAGATGGCATCGCATTTTACGGGAATCCATTCGTATACGAGAGGGCAACTCTAAATCCTTGTACCGTTCCGTCTTCAAACGCAGACAAGATGCCTTGGCTTATATGGACTATATGATTAAGGAGTGCTTGAATGAATAA
- a CDS encoding HAD family hydrolase, with the protein MNNFAAVIFDLDQTLLDKHQSSIGFANHQYDAYALEAFRIDKGEYIRKFTEMNHVVRPKEEVYKDLVGLFAIDSSLLPVMLEDLNQNFSKYAIGYPGLKEMLSGLKKAAFKLGMITNGRAFYQRDKIRALGIECYFDDIIISEAVGLRKPDPAIFQLSLTNLNVSAAEAVFVGDNLKKDMIPAKELGMKTIWKQMADPNEYADFACDDLSEIPNLIYSFVQTKTG; encoded by the coding sequence ATGAATAATTTCGCTGCCGTTATATTCGATCTCGACCAAACCTTGCTGGATAAACATCAATCCTCAATCGGATTCGCCAATCATCAATATGATGCTTATGCCTTGGAAGCCTTTCGTATAGACAAAGGGGAGTATATTCGGAAGTTTACGGAAATGAATCATGTCGTCCGTCCGAAGGAAGAGGTCTATAAAGATCTAGTCGGACTCTTCGCCATTGACAGCTCCTTGCTTCCCGTTATGCTGGAGGATCTGAATCAGAACTTTTCGAAGTATGCTATCGGTTATCCGGGGCTAAAGGAAATGCTTAGCGGTCTGAAGAAGGCCGCATTCAAATTAGGCATGATTACGAACGGAAGAGCATTTTATCAGAGGGACAAAATACGGGCATTAGGCATCGAGTGTTATTTTGACGATATTATCATCTCGGAAGCGGTTGGTTTACGAAAGCCGGATCCTGCTATTTTTCAATTATCCCTGACCAACCTGAACGTATCTGCAGCGGAGGCCGTCTTTGTCGGCGATAACCTGAAGAAAGATATGATTCCGGCGAAGGAGCTGGGGATGAAGACCATATGGAAGCAAATGGCCGATCCTAACGAGTATGCAGACTTCGCATGCGATGATTTATCGGAGATTCCGAATCTAATCTATAGCTTCGTACAAACAAAAACCGGGTAA